The genomic region TCCATTGGAACTATCTTCTCGGCAATTAAGCTTACCGATTTATCATCGTTTTGCATTTTGCCTTCGATAAATACTATTTTATCTTCTATTAAAAGCGAAGTTACAGTATCATAAAAAGGTGAAAACACAGTTACATCTATAGTTCCAATCATATCTTCTAATCCTACAAATGCCATCATTGTTCCTTTTTTGGTTTTAATCGACTTAACTTTTTTTATTACACCTCCAACCCTTACAGCTGCGCCGTTAACTACCTCTTTAATCAAAATAGCATTCGCATTAGAAAATCTTTTTATTATTTCTTTGTATTCATCTAATGGGTGTCCAGTTATATAAAATCCAAGGGATTCTTTTTCCTGCTCTAAAAGGTATTTTTTATCCCATGGTTTTATCTGAGGCATAACAGGAGCATTTATTTGTTTTAACACCTTAGGGCCAATTTCAAAGAGAGTCATTTGAGGGTCATCTCTTTCTTTTTTTACAATTTGCCCGTATTCCATAGCAATTTCTAAAGCTGCAAGCAATTGAGCTCGGTTAGGATTAATTGTATCAAATGCTCCGCATTTAATAAGACTTTCTATGACCCTTTTATTTACCTTTCTTAAATCAACCCGTTCGCAAAAATCAGACAGTGAATTATAAAGACCTTCTTTTCTTGATTCAATGATTGATTCAATAGCAACTTCTCCAACATTTTTAATAGCTAAAAGGCCAAATCTAATTTTTGAGTCACTAACAGTAAAATCAACGGAACTTTCATTTATATCGGGAGGTAAAATTGGTAAAGAATGGGTTCTGCATTCATCAATAAATTTTGAAACATTATCGCTTGAATCCATTTCACTTGTAAGTAATGCTGCCGTAAATTCAATTGGAAAATGTGTTTTAAGATAAGCTGTTTGATAGGCTATAAGAGCGTAAGCCGCGCTATGTGACTTATTAAATCCATATTCTCCAAATTTTTCCATAAGGTCAAATAACTGGGTAGCTTTACTTTCAGGAATGTTATTTTCAATAGAACCCTCTATAAATCTTTTCCGATGTTTTGCCATTATTTCGACTATTTTTTTACCCATAGCTTTTCTAAGGCCGTCAGCTTCAGCCATTGAGTATTTAGCAAGACGGCAGGCTATTTCCATAACTTGTTCCTGATAAACAATTACACCGTAAGTTTCTTTTAATACCGGTTCAAGCTCCGGAACAAAATATTCTACTTGTTTTCTTCCGTGTTTTCTTTCTACAAAATCGTCAACCATGCCGCTGCCTAAAGGTCCAGGTCTATATAAAGCTACCATTGCCGTTATATCTCCGAAACAAGCAGGTTTTAGCTTTATAAGCCAATCTTTCATTCCCGAACTTTCAAATTGAAATACCCCAGTTGTATCACCAGCAGAAAGAAGATCATAAGTAGCTTTATCATTTAACTCCAAATGAGCCATGTCTGGAAGGATTTTATTTTGATTTTTAATTAATTCAATGGCATTTTTAATAACTGTAAGGTTTCTAAGTCCTAAAAAATCGAATTTAACAAGACCTATTTTTTCAACAATTTTCATATCGAACTGGCTTACAACTTCACCTTTTTTACCTTTATATACAGGCATATATTCGACAAGGGGTTTATCAGATATAACAACTCCAGCAGCATGAGTTGATGAATGTCGTGGAAGGTCTTCTAAAACTCGGCAAATATCTATTAAGTCTTTTACTTCAGAATTTATTTTTACAAGCTCATTTAATTTTGGCTCATCTTTAATAGCTTTATCTATCGTTATTTTTAATTCGTCTGGAACCATTTTAGCTATAGCATCAAATTCGCTAAGAGGCATTCCAAGAGCTCTTCCAACATCTCTTATAACTACTCTTGGCGTTAACGTTCCAAATGTTATTATTTGAGCGACATAATCGGAGCCTCCGTATCTTTCTGAAACATATTTAAAAACTTCTTCTCTGCCATTAATACAAAAATCAACGTCAATATCTGGCATACTTATTCTTGCTGGGTTTAAAAATCTTTCAAATATCAGGCCATGTTCAAGGGGGTCTAAATCGGTTATTTCTAAACAATAGGAAACTAAACTACCGACAGCAGAACCTCGTCCTGGTCCAACTGGTATATTGCGATTTTTAGCATAACGAATAAAATCAGATACTATCAAAAAATAACCCGGAAAACCCATTTTAGTTATTACAGATATTTCATACTCAAGTCTTTCGCGGTACTTATTTTCATCAGCATTTTCATTCTTTTTTTTTATTATTTTCATAACCCGTTCAAAACCGCTATAGACTTGATCTTTAAACATGTCCTCTTCAGATTTTCCATTATCATTTAAACTATATTTAGGAAAATGATAGGATTTAAAATCAAATTCTATTTCGCATTCTTTTGCGATATTAACGGTATTTGATAGAGCGGATGGATAATCTTTGAAGTCTTTTAACATTTGTGAAGGAGGTTTAAAATAAAGGGAATCTGTACCGAATTTAAGCCTGTCTGAATCATTAATTGTTTTGCCTGTCTGAACGCATAGTAAAACATCATGGGCATAGGCATCTTCTTTATTAAGATAATGGCAATCGTTTGTAGCTACAAGGGGAATAGAAAGCCTTTTACTCATATCTATTAGGGCTTGGTTTACTTCATCTTGCTCTTTAAGACCGTTGTTTTGCATTTCAAGGTAAAAGTTATTTTCCCCAAAAACACGTTGATAAAATCTGGCGGCATCATCTGCTTCATTAAAACTTTTTTCAAGTATAAGCCTTGGTATTTCTCCATGAAGACAGGCGGACAGGGCAATAAGTCCGTTTTTATTGGCTTCTAAAACTTCTTTATCTATTCTTGGTTTATAATAAAATCCTTCAAGTTGAGCTATACTTGCTAATTTGCAGAGGCTTTTATAACCTTCGTTATTTTTAGCTAAAAGCACTAAATGGGAAAGACCTCTTTTATCAGTATTGGTTTTATCACTAATAGTGCGTGGAGCCACATAACATTCACATCCAATTATTGGTTTTATTCCAGCACTTTTAGCTTTTTCGTAAAATTCTACTACCCCAAACATTACTCCATGGTCAGTTATTGCTACTGAATCCATACCATATTCTTTAGTCTTTTTTATGAGCTGATTAAGTTTTATTGCTCCATCCAAAAGGCTATATTGGGTATGGACATGAAGATGAACAAAATCTTGTTCTGTGGCCATGGTATTCTCCTTTTAAAGATTACATAGATTAACACGAATTCAAAAATAACTGATATATCATTCAGCTGATTAAGGCCAAAAGTAAAGGTTACTTCAAAATATACTACCTAAAAACAGAAATGATATGTCAGTTATTTGCTATATAATTTGCTATACAAGGACTATATTTAAGAATAAACTTAATCCAACCTATAGTTTGGGGCTTCTTTAGTTATTATAACATCATGAACATGACTTTCTCTAAGTCCTGAAGCACTAATTTTAACAAATTTAGCTTTTTCTCTTAGTTCTTCTATAGTTCTGCAGCCTACATACCCCATGCCTGATTTCAATCCTCCCATAAGCTGATAAATTGAAGCGGACAGGGAACCTCGATATGGAACTCTTCCAACTATGCCTTCTGGAACTAATTTATCTGGATCTGTTTCTTCCGATTGCCCATATCTTTCCTTACTGCCTTTTTGCATTGCTTCTATTGAGCCCATACCCCTATAAACTTTATAACTTCTTCCTTGATAAAAAATAGTTTCTCCAGGGCTTTCTTCTGTTCCAGCAAAAAGTCCGCCTATCATTATAACATGAGCACCTGCACCTATCGCTTTAGTAACATCTCCAGAAAATTTTATTCCTCCATCAGCAATTATAGGAATACCTGTTCTATCTGATACTTCTCTGCAATTCATTATAGCTGATAATTGCGGAACTCCAATTCCTGCGACTATTCTTGTTGTACATATAGAACCAGGACCAATACCAATTTTTATGCCTTCGGCTCCGGCTTTGATAAGAGCCTCAGCTCCTTCAGCCGTTGCTATATTCCCGACTATAAGCTCAATAAATTTAAAAGTCTTTTTCAAAATTT from Desulfobacterales bacterium harbors:
- a CDS encoding DNA polymerase III subunit alpha — protein: MATEQDFVHLHVHTQYSLLDGAIKLNQLIKKTKEYGMDSVAITDHGVMFGVVEFYEKAKSAGIKPIIGCECYVAPRTISDKTNTDKRGLSHLVLLAKNNEGYKSLCKLASIAQLEGFYYKPRIDKEVLEANKNGLIALSACLHGEIPRLILEKSFNEADDAARFYQRVFGENNFYLEMQNNGLKEQDEVNQALIDMSKRLSIPLVATNDCHYLNKEDAYAHDVLLCVQTGKTINDSDRLKFGTDSLYFKPPSQMLKDFKDYPSALSNTVNIAKECEIEFDFKSYHFPKYSLNDNGKSEEDMFKDQVYSGFERVMKIIKKKNENADENKYRERLEYEISVITKMGFPGYFLIVSDFIRYAKNRNIPVGPGRGSAVGSLVSYCLEITDLDPLEHGLIFERFLNPARISMPDIDVDFCINGREEVFKYVSERYGGSDYVAQIITFGTLTPRVVIRDVGRALGMPLSEFDAIAKMVPDELKITIDKAIKDEPKLNELVKINSEVKDLIDICRVLEDLPRHSSTHAAGVVISDKPLVEYMPVYKGKKGEVVSQFDMKIVEKIGLVKFDFLGLRNLTVIKNAIELIKNQNKILPDMAHLELNDKATYDLLSAGDTTGVFQFESSGMKDWLIKLKPACFGDITAMVALYRPGPLGSGMVDDFVERKHGRKQVEYFVPELEPVLKETYGVIVYQEQVMEIACRLAKYSMAEADGLRKAMGKKIVEIMAKHRKRFIEGSIENNIPESKATQLFDLMEKFGEYGFNKSHSAAYALIAYQTAYLKTHFPIEFTAALLTSEMDSSDNVSKFIDECRTHSLPILPPDINESSVDFTVSDSKIRFGLLAIKNVGEVAIESIIESRKEGLYNSLSDFCERVDLRKVNKRVIESLIKCGAFDTINPNRAQLLAALEIAMEYGQIVKKERDDPQMTLFEIGPKVLKQINAPVMPQIKPWDKKYLLEQEKESLGFYITGHPLDEYKEIIKRFSNANAILIKEVVNGAAVRVGGVIKKVKSIKTKKGTMMAFVGLEDMIGTIDVTVFSPFYDTVTSLLIEDKIVFIEGKMQNDDKSVSLIAEKIVPMETAEDIWTTSVHLSLDASKTQKETLKELQEIFKHHQGSCRTYLHIMIPKESEVIIALPDEIKLKSSSLLRDEVNTLLGYQSVYLSCNPIIDSNSQTNNMYSKYKQYKQAKQAIK